One genomic region from Leptolyngbyaceae cyanobacterium JSC-12 encodes:
- a CDS encoding hypothetical protein (IMG reference gene:2510098253), with translation MLLGVGKLTVSDVCMTILHGLLIFLIFRLQEELPLGSPNAGTFQGRGIVSGSVFTAGRQADTMLNFNANNFSYGIAATAVSGTEVNYQGIITQRRAGSSLGRNGFVLETKVQRFASSANNLRVQNASGSCRIEIFDARVVSSTCNIAIPNSSTRFDGLKQF, from the coding sequence ATGTTACTCGGAGTGGGCAAACTTACAGTGTCCGATGTATGTATGACAATACTGCACGGACTGCTAATATTTTTAATATTTCGCCTCCAGGAGGAACTCCCCCTTGGGTCTCCCAATGCAGGGACGTTTCAGGGACGGGGAATTGTCAGTGGCTCTGTATTCACTGCCGGACGGCAAGCAGATACTATGTTAAATTTCAACGCAAATAACTTTAGCTACGGAATTGCCGCTACTGCTGTGAGTGGGACGGAGGTGAACTATCAGGGAATTATCACACAACGACGAGCAGGGAGCTCATTGGGACGCAATGGGTTCGTGCTGGAAACTAAAGTCCAACGTTTCGCCTCTTCTGCCAATAATTTACGTGTTCAGAATGCATCGGGCAGTTGCCGAATTGAAATATTTGACGCACGTGTGGTCTCAAGCACTTGCAATATTGCGATTCCTAATAGTTCAACTCGCTTTGATGGACTCAAGCAATTCTAA
- a CDS encoding putative membrane protein (IMG reference gene:2510098254~PFAM: Protein of unknown function (DUF1269)), producing MASLTVWKFSTAEGADNALVKLRELQKQQLIEVLDAAIVSWPQGRKRPKTYQAMDTVGAGALGGAFWGMLFGLIFFMPLLGLAVGATVGAITGHFTDYGINDDFIKDIQTKVTEGTSALFLMTGRVTLDKVEAAFAPEERGELIQSNLSAEQEAKLREDFGAEI from the coding sequence ATGGCATCTCTAACAGTTTGGAAATTTAGCACAGCAGAAGGTGCCGATAATGCACTGGTTAAGTTGAGAGAACTGCAAAAACAACAGTTGATTGAAGTGTTAGATGCCGCGATTGTATCTTGGCCCCAGGGGCGCAAACGCCCCAAAACCTATCAGGCGATGGACACTGTAGGGGCTGGCGCACTGGGAGGAGCCTTCTGGGGAATGTTATTTGGACTTATCTTCTTCATGCCACTGCTTGGACTTGCCGTAGGTGCTACAGTTGGTGCAATTACAGGACACTTTACCGACTATGGTATTAATGATGACTTCATTAAAGACATTCAAACTAAAGTGACAGAAGGAACTTCTGCCTTGTTTTTAATGACAGGTCGAGTTACCCTGGACAAAGTTGAAGCCGCTTTTGCACCAGAAGAGCGGGGAGAGCTGATTCAGTCAAATCTATCGGCTGAACAAGAAGCAAAACTTCGAGAAGATTTCGGTGCCGAGATCTAG
- a CDS encoding Protein of unknown function (DUF3611) (IMG reference gene:2510098255~PFAM: Protein of unknown function (DUF3611)), which yields MFDFLNPESSSPTTQQIARSFRWLGWVGFLLQALLGFIPILVVVMNVLFNPMQRQIGFSFGLWLAIACLVILIFSIYWCFHYTQIGNRLEDRDMRPAKTQVIQDLRQGLVANIGVMILAVIIALTRVGELTFKMLTMPQSGTVIVPNQVGTTVASPSALVTPSNLIAIQAMINAIAAGLVGVIVALLLLYQVGQHRNPKD from the coding sequence ATGTTTGACTTTCTCAATCCTGAATCATCAAGTCCCACAACTCAACAGATTGCTCGCTCCTTTCGCTGGCTGGGGTGGGTCGGCTTTTTATTACAAGCACTTTTGGGCTTTATTCCGATCCTCGTGGTTGTTATGAATGTTCTGTTTAACCCGATGCAGCGACAGATTGGCTTTTCGTTTGGTCTGTGGCTGGCGATCGCCTGTCTTGTCATCTTAATATTCAGTATTTATTGGTGTTTTCATTACACCCAGATTGGAAATCGACTAGAAGATCGAGATATGCGCCCTGCCAAAACTCAAGTAATTCAGGATTTGCGACAGGGATTAGTTGCAAATATTGGAGTTATGATTCTCGCCGTGATTATTGCCCTAACGCGAGTTGGCGAACTTACCTTCAAAATGTTAACAATGCCTCAAAGTGGAACCGTCATTGTTCCTAATCAAGTGGGCACAACTGTAGCATCTCCCAGCGCACTTGTGACTCCATCAAATCTAATTGCGATTCAGGCGATGATTAACGCGATCGCAGCAGGATTAGTCGGAGTAATCGTTGCCTTGTTGTTGCTTTATCAAGTTGGGCAACACCGTAATCCTAAAGATTGA
- a CDS encoding hypothetical protein (IMG reference gene:2510098257), producing MTSDFPLDIDIKKSTGWIIALSIALIILGILAIFMPGIASAFFTAVIGWITLISGVVMIVQSFVAKPVRGFWLNLIVGILYAIAGIYILFNLGAALLGLTFAFGVLFVVEGIYTIIMAFTNRAGHHMSWLVALNGIVTLILGILVLNRFPFSALWLIGLYVGISLLMSGVSLLVAALATRRAIANQTNSREPTSIS from the coding sequence ATGACGTCTGATTTTCCTTTAGATATCGATATCAAAAAGTCAACAGGCTGGATTATTGCTTTGAGCATTGCGCTGATTATTCTCGGCATATTAGCAATTTTCATGCCAGGCATTGCCTCAGCCTTTTTTACCGCTGTTATTGGTTGGATCACGCTGATTAGCGGAGTTGTGATGATTGTGCAGTCATTCGTGGCGAAACCAGTAAGGGGCTTTTGGTTAAACCTGATTGTAGGAATTCTATATGCGATCGCAGGCATCTACATTTTGTTTAACTTAGGTGCTGCACTACTAGGACTCACCTTTGCATTTGGAGTGCTATTTGTTGTTGAAGGAATTTACACCATCATCATGGCATTCACAAATCGAGCGGGGCATCACATGTCGTGGTTGGTCGCATTGAACGGGATTGTTACTTTGATTCTAGGGATTCTAGTGCTTAATCGATTTCCCTTCAGTGCCCTCTGGCTGATTGGCTTGTATGTTGGGATTAGCCTGCTGATGAGTGGAGTGTCTTTGTTAGTGGCAGCTTTAGCAACTCGTCGAGCGATCGCAAACCAAACTAATTCCCGCGAACCAACTTCTATCAGCTAG
- a CDS encoding hypothetical protein (IMG reference gene:2510098258) has product MKKRFFLQIGLYLAAIASLSSGLILELKAMADTAPTWYNCLTREVFTLAKKSGAIAGERA; this is encoded by the coding sequence ATGAAAAAGCGGTTTTTTCTTCAAATAGGTTTGTACTTAGCCGCTATCGCGTCGCTTAGCAGTGGATTAATCTTAGAGCTAAAAGCTATGGCTGACACTGCCCCAACCTGGTATAACTGCCTCACTCGTGAAGTCTTCACTCTGGCAAAAAAGTCTGGCGCGATCGCTGGAGAACGCGCATGA
- a CDS encoding hypothetical protein (IMG reference gene:2510098259) has product MRQQYFSDSEWATILQTPMQAILAIILADKTDPVSFLQETQAAIQIMAAELEREDISSDLVKSVIAALKEITAQESLQGEQLLLKQQFELLGKIQTFKNVGDGQKQVMAHLNQVASILASKVTLVQAEEFKQWILAIATQVAKVLKEEGMFGIGGERISRQESGALSDIEKALNFKS; this is encoded by the coding sequence ATGAGGCAGCAGTATTTTTCGGATAGTGAATGGGCGACCATACTGCAAACCCCGATGCAGGCTATTTTGGCAATCATTTTGGCAGATAAAACTGATCCAGTTTCTTTTTTGCAAGAAACCCAGGCAGCAATTCAAATTATGGCAGCCGAGCTAGAGCGGGAAGATATTTCCAGCGATTTAGTAAAATCAGTGATTGCAGCCTTAAAAGAAATAACGGCTCAAGAGTCTCTCCAGGGAGAACAGTTGTTACTGAAGCAGCAGTTTGAACTACTTGGAAAAATTCAAACGTTCAAAAATGTGGGAGATGGACAGAAGCAGGTGATGGCCCACCTGAATCAAGTGGCATCGATTCTGGCATCTAAGGTAACACTTGTGCAAGCAGAAGAGTTTAAGCAGTGGATTTTAGCGATCGCCACTCAAGTTGCCAAAGTCTTGAAAGAGGAAGGGATGTTTGGCATTGGTGGAGAACGTATCAGTCGTCAGGAATCTGGGGCATTGTCAGACATCGAAAAAGCGCTGAATTTTAAGTCTTAA
- a CDS encoding lactoylglutathione lyase-like lyase (IMG reference gene:2510098260~PFAM: Glyoxalase/Bleomycin resistance protein/Dioxygenase superfamily) yields MNTQLTKPFKQLLLSFLAFAIVAITPVLQVDSQAAWSSQHKTEVELAQAQITQNLRLQAASVQSAVIAVESVGITVSDMDRAVDFYSEVLGFKPISDVEVLGSEYEQLQGLFGVRLRVVKMQLGSEVLELTEYLTPKGRPIPIDSRSHDHWFQHIAIVVSDMDAAYQHLRQYKVQHTSTTPQRIPDSNQAAAGIRAFYFKDLDGHNLEIIYFPPGKGNPKWQKPTNQTFLGIDHTAIVVVDTETSLIFYRDLLGLKLTGESLNYGTEQEHLNNVQGVRLRISGLRSPIGPGIEFLEYLHPQDGRSLPADAKSNDLLHWQTTFVVNDVESVAKQLRSHQSTFISSSIPTIPGYTLGFRKGVLVRDPDGHPLRLVEK; encoded by the coding sequence ATGAATACTCAATTGACCAAGCCATTTAAGCAATTGCTCCTTTCGTTTCTTGCGTTTGCCATTGTTGCGATCACACCTGTATTGCAGGTAGACTCACAAGCTGCATGGTCAAGTCAACATAAAACTGAAGTTGAGCTTGCACAGGCACAGATTACTCAAAATCTTCGACTTCAAGCTGCATCTGTTCAAAGCGCAGTGATTGCTGTTGAATCTGTTGGGATAACAGTTTCTGATATGGATCGGGCAGTTGATTTCTACTCAGAGGTACTGGGGTTTAAGCCAATTTCAGATGTCGAAGTATTGGGGAGTGAATATGAGCAACTGCAAGGACTATTTGGCGTGCGGTTACGTGTGGTGAAAATGCAACTGGGCAGTGAAGTACTTGAACTCACCGAATACCTTACACCGAAGGGACGACCTATTCCAATTGATTCACGCAGTCACGATCACTGGTTTCAGCATATTGCAATTGTTGTAAGCGATATGGACGCAGCATATCAGCATTTGCGTCAGTATAAAGTACAACATACCTCTACTACTCCTCAACGCATTCCAGATTCTAACCAGGCTGCTGCTGGCATTCGCGCTTTTTACTTTAAAGATTTAGACGGACATAACTTAGAAATTATTTATTTCCCACCGGGAAAGGGCAACCCAAAGTGGCAAAAGCCAACAAATCAGACTTTTCTAGGCATTGATCACACTGCAATCGTAGTCGTAGACACGGAAACTAGTCTGATATTCTATCGTGATTTGTTAGGTTTAAAGTTAACTGGAGAAAGCCTGAATTATGGAACTGAGCAAGAGCACCTTAACAATGTCCAGGGAGTACGATTACGCATCAGTGGTTTGCGATCGCCAATAGGTCCTGGCATTGAATTTCTGGAATATCTACACCCGCAGGATGGGCGATCGCTGCCCGCAGACGCTAAATCCAATGATCTGCTGCATTGGCAAACAACATTCGTTGTGAATGATGTTGAATCAGTGGCTAAACAATTGCGTTCACATCAATCAACCTTTATTTCTTCAAGCATTCCCACTATTCCTGGATATACGCTGGGGTTCAGGAAAGGAGTCTTAGTGCGTGATCCCGATGGGCATCCGCTTCGTCTAGTAGAAAAATAG
- a CDS encoding permease, glycerol uptake facilitator (IMG reference gene:2510098261~PFAM: Major intrinsic protein~TIGRFAM: MIP family channel proteins), producing MNALRRHYPEYLMEATGLGIFMMSASVITVILEHPASSIHQAFADPLLRRFMIGVGMGLTAIAIIYSPWGKQSGAHINPVVTFTFFRLDKVKPVDAFFYIVAQFSGGLVGVLLATKFLGDAIAHPTVNYVVTLPGTGGVGVAFLAELIISFGMMMMILIVSNTSRLARYTGVFAGLLIVAYITLEAPLSGMSMNPARTLASAIPAGNWTAIWIYFTAPLLGMLSAAEFYVRLKGRKAIHCAKLHHHNSQRCIFSCSYRGQAMKNSSQQLSDKLPHL from the coding sequence ATGAATGCTTTACGCCGCCATTATCCTGAATATTTAATGGAAGCCACTGGTTTGGGAATTTTCATGATGTCAGCCAGTGTGATTACGGTAATACTCGAACATCCAGCGTCCTCGATCCACCAGGCATTTGCTGACCCACTTCTACGACGATTCATGATTGGGGTGGGAATGGGGTTAACAGCGATCGCGATCATCTACTCTCCCTGGGGAAAACAATCGGGTGCACACATTAATCCAGTTGTCACTTTTACTTTTTTTCGGTTAGATAAGGTAAAACCAGTTGATGCTTTCTTCTACATTGTGGCGCAGTTTAGTGGCGGATTGGTGGGAGTGCTATTAGCTACCAAGTTTCTAGGAGACGCGATCGCTCATCCGACAGTCAATTATGTCGTTACTCTTCCCGGAACTGGTGGAGTAGGTGTTGCCTTTTTAGCAGAGTTGATCATTTCCTTCGGCATGATGATGATGATCCTGATCGTGTCTAACACATCTAGACTGGCACGATATACTGGTGTGTTCGCAGGGCTTTTGATCGTCGCCTACATCACTCTAGAAGCCCCCTTATCTGGTATGAGCATGAACCCTGCTCGTACTCTAGCTTCTGCCATTCCTGCAGGTAATTGGACTGCAATTTGGATTTACTTCACTGCACCCTTATTAGGAATGCTATCAGCGGCTGAGTTTTATGTGCGACTAAAGGGACGAAAAGCTATCCACTGCGCTAAACTGCATCATCATAACAGTCAACGTTGCATCTTCTCTTGCAGTTATCGAGGGCAAGCGATGAAAAATAGCTCACAGCAACTGAGTGATAAATTACCTCATTTGTAA
- a CDS encoding putative flavoprotein (IMG reference gene:2510098262~PFAM: NADPH-dependent FMN reductase): MTDAPLFIPVILGTPRQGRQSEYVAKFIIEQVGLREDVQTELIDIRLITLATDDAGESIKDPQFAAVMERSDGLIIVVPEYNHGYPGMLKHVLDTCLKEYIHKAVGLCGVSAGAFGGARVIQNLLPVMRELGLTTIFYDLNFGNVQKLFDESGNLIDQLTYIHRMERFMEELVWMAKVLRYGRQHQ, encoded by the coding sequence GTGACTGATGCACCATTATTTATTCCAGTTATTCTTGGCACTCCTCGCCAGGGTCGCCAGAGTGAATATGTTGCCAAATTTATTATAGAGCAGGTAGGTCTTCGTGAAGATGTACAAACTGAGTTAATCGACATTCGTTTGATTACACTCGCTACTGATGATGCAGGTGAGTCTATCAAAGATCCTCAGTTTGCTGCTGTGATGGAACGATCAGATGGCTTAATCATTGTTGTACCAGAGTATAATCATGGCTATCCTGGAATGCTAAAACATGTTCTTGATACATGCTTAAAGGAATATATTCATAAAGCAGTGGGGCTTTGTGGAGTCTCAGCTGGAGCATTTGGTGGTGCTCGAGTTATTCAAAACTTGCTACCCGTAATGCGCGAGCTAGGGTTAACCACTATTTTTTATGATCTTAACTTTGGCAATGTGCAAAAGCTATTTGATGAATCAGGCAATTTAATTGATCAACTTACCTATATTCATCGGATGGAACGATTCATGGAAGAATTAGTTTGGATGGCGAAGGTGTTGCGTTATGGACGGCAACATCAATGA
- a CDS encoding dehydrogenase of unknown specificity (IMG reference gene:2510098263~PFAM: short chain dehydrogenase) — protein sequence MTLRGKVALVTGSSQGIGQGIVLRLAAAGADVVINYRSHPKGAEETLEKVKAIGSECYLAECPNSRGHTLQADLGSIEMVRELIAESIGHFGRLDILVNNAGIEKHAAFWDVTEADYDAVLNVNLKGVFFATQAFVKHLIETKRSGKIINISSVHEDLPFPNFTAYCISKGGLKMFTRNLAVELGSLGITINNVAPGAIETPINTKLLNDAEKLGALLKNIPLGRLGQPQDVASLVAFLASSDADYITGSTFFVDGGLLWNYQEQ from the coding sequence ATGACACTCAGAGGTAAAGTTGCTCTGGTGACGGGCAGTAGCCAGGGAATTGGACAAGGAATTGTTCTGCGGCTAGCCGCAGCAGGAGCAGATGTAGTAATCAATTACCGTTCTCATCCCAAAGGTGCTGAAGAAACTCTGGAAAAGGTAAAAGCGATTGGAAGTGAATGTTACCTGGCAGAATGTCCAAATTCACGGGGGCACACTCTTCAGGCTGATCTGGGCAGCATAGAGATGGTGCGAGAGTTGATTGCCGAAAGCATTGGACATTTTGGCAGGCTCGATATTTTGGTGAACAATGCCGGAATTGAAAAACATGCGGCTTTCTGGGATGTAACCGAAGCTGATTACGATGCAGTTTTGAATGTGAATCTAAAGGGAGTATTTTTTGCCACTCAAGCCTTTGTTAAACACTTAATTGAAACTAAACGTTCTGGTAAGATTATCAACATTAGCTCAGTTCACGAGGATTTGCCTTTTCCAAATTTCACAGCCTATTGCATCAGTAAAGGTGGACTGAAAATGTTTACTCGCAATCTGGCTGTGGAATTAGGTTCATTGGGGATCACGATTAATAACGTAGCACCTGGAGCGATCGAAACACCAATCAATACTAAACTACTCAATGATGCAGAAAAGCTGGGTGCATTACTAAAAAATATTCCCCTGGGTCGCTTGGGGCAACCGCAAGATGTAGCTTCTCTTGTAGCATTTTTAGCTTCCTCAGATGCCGATTACATTACTGGAAGCACATTTTTTGTGGATGGTGGATTACTCTGGAACTATCAGGAGCAATAA
- a CDS encoding response regulator containing a CheY-like receiver domain and a GGDEF domain (IMG reference gene:2510098264~PFAM: Response regulator receiver domain) — translation MQSESFNQPGNILVVDDLTDNLRILSNALSNHGYQVRAVRNGVMALLGAKAAPPDVILLDICMPGMDGYEVCRELKSEPQTREIPIIFLSALDENLDKSRAFAAGGADYITKPFQIEELLARVQHQLTIQQLRKQVAAQQQQLEQFAASLMSQSTVRRDELERNALPAIANILNCTARLCENPEIDSELHTVLKVIHQNGQQLLSLLQQF, via the coding sequence ATGCAAAGTGAATCTTTTAACCAGCCAGGCAATATCTTAGTTGTGGATGACCTGACAGATAACTTGAGGATTTTATCTAATGCACTTTCCAATCATGGGTATCAGGTGCGGGCAGTGAGGAATGGCGTGATGGCACTATTGGGGGCAAAAGCAGCTCCTCCAGATGTGATACTGCTTGATATTTGTATGCCAGGGATGGATGGGTATGAAGTGTGCCGGGAGTTAAAATCAGAGCCACAAACCCGCGAGATTCCAATTATTTTTCTCAGTGCCCTGGATGAAAACCTAGACAAATCGAGAGCGTTTGCTGCAGGCGGTGCGGATTATATTACGAAGCCATTTCAGATAGAAGAATTGCTGGCTCGTGTGCAGCATCAACTAACGATCCAGCAGTTAAGAAAGCAGGTCGCAGCCCAGCAACAACAGCTAGAGCAATTTGCAGCATCTCTCATGTCTCAATCTACCGTTAGGAGAGATGAACTGGAACGCAATGCTTTACCTGCGATCGCAAACATTTTGAATTGTACAGCCCGTCTCTGCGAAAATCCCGAAATCGACTCAGAACTACATACTGTACTCAAAGTGATTCATCAGAATGGGCAACAATTGCTTAGTCTGCTACAGCAGTTCTGA
- a CDS encoding hypothetical protein (IMG reference gene:2510098265) yields MLYLAQSGQKATQTSILAVCFVLSYCPELKVSDYVSILRGMTVIINNSASLFQFESELL; encoded by the coding sequence ATGTTATACCTGGCACAGTCAGGTCAAAAAGCCACTCAGACCAGCATTTTAGCCGTTTGCTTTGTCCTAAGCTATTGCCCCGAACTAAAAGTTTCCGATTATGTGTCCATCTTACGGGGAATGACCGTAATCATTAACAACTCAGCCAGCCTTTTCCAATTTGAATCAGAACTGCTGTAG